The following are from one region of the Pantoea cypripedii genome:
- a CDS encoding iron-containing alcohol dehydrogenase family protein, with product MISIKTPENYLQEVGVISRVGAYVLPLARHVLIITGRNASGVAGEALRQSLTREGITFEVTYLQGKCTLTTLQMLAGQAEEMKAEGIIGLGGGAVMDTAKGVGELAGQLPVIQIPTVAATCAAWSPFSVLYDQHGGHNGSLPLQRFPAWILVDTNIIAASPVRYLKAGIVDALAKWFEFSPYQHKDGDDLALTLQLNASLLALEAFEKFAIQAVEDNALQRVSPALIQTIDAVIALAGLANSVRDESHRIGVAHAIHNSMTHHEVFHRWLHGEKVAYGLAVQAILQHNNPVDRESLLGWLRRMEMPMTPTLLGIGEDRVLLEQIAAGVKIKPEARKNLPFAVDSQSLMAAMEATVALATTSGNGLLSQRSTSAI from the coding sequence ATGATATCGATTAAAACCCCTGAAAATTATTTGCAGGAAGTCGGTGTGATTAGCCGGGTCGGGGCATATGTTTTGCCGCTGGCGAGGCATGTACTGATTATTACTGGCCGCAACGCCTCCGGAGTTGCGGGTGAAGCGTTGCGGCAAAGCCTGACCCGTGAGGGGATTACTTTTGAAGTGACGTATTTGCAGGGGAAATGCACCTTAACCACCCTGCAAATGCTGGCAGGGCAGGCCGAAGAGATGAAGGCCGAAGGGATCATTGGCCTGGGTGGTGGTGCCGTGATGGATACGGCAAAAGGTGTGGGCGAACTGGCCGGGCAATTACCCGTCATTCAGATACCCACGGTGGCCGCCACCTGCGCAGCCTGGTCACCGTTCAGCGTGCTGTATGACCAGCATGGCGGGCATAACGGAAGCCTGCCGCTTCAGCGTTTTCCCGCCTGGATACTGGTCGATACAAACATTATCGCTGCTTCGCCGGTACGTTATTTAAAAGCCGGGATCGTCGATGCGCTGGCTAAATGGTTTGAATTTAGTCCGTATCAGCATAAAGACGGCGACGATCTTGCGTTGACATTACAGCTCAATGCGTCGCTGCTGGCGCTGGAGGCGTTCGAAAAGTTTGCGATTCAGGCGGTGGAGGACAATGCTCTGCAACGGGTGAGTCCGGCCTTAATTCAGACCATCGATGCGGTGATTGCCCTGGCGGGACTGGCAAACAGCGTTCGTGATGAGAGTCACCGGATTGGCGTTGCACATGCCATTCATAACAGCATGACGCACCATGAAGTGTTCCACCGCTGGTTGCATGGCGAAAAAGTGGCTTACGGTCTGGCTGTTCAGGCCATTTTGCAGCACAACAATCCAGTCGATCGCGAGTCGCTGCTCGGCTGGCTCCGGCGCATGGAGATGCCAATGACGCCCACCTTACTGGGTATTGGGGAGGACAGAGTCTTGCTGGAACAGATAGCTGCTGGGGTAAAAATCAAACCGGAAGCGCGTAAGAATCTGCCGTTTGCCGTGGATAGCCAGAGTCTGATGGCGGCGATGGAAGCGACAGTTGCACTGGCAACAACTTCAGGAAACGGACTTCTTTCCCAAAGATCGACATCTGCAATTTGA
- a CDS encoding ABC transporter permease, translating into MSNQPPIRPEYQRELTPLEDFTLATPLPLRVRLGNQTWLRKSLLLLALVIIWEVAARWQNNDLMFPSFWQTFTALREDIASGELPNRAWLSVSLLLKGYILGTLLALLFSALAISTRIGRDLLSTLTAMFNPLPAIALLPLSLLWFGLGNASLVFVIVHSVIWPMALNTWSGFMGVSETLKMAGRNYGLKGWRYVAWILIPAALPSLLSGLKIGWAFAWRTLIAAELVFGASSGSGGLGWYIFQNRNEMYTDRVFAGLVTVTVIGLLVEGLVFATLERLTIKRWGMQN; encoded by the coding sequence ATGAGCAACCAGCCACCTATCCGGCCTGAGTACCAGCGTGAGTTAACACCGCTGGAAGATTTTACGCTGGCCACGCCGTTACCTTTGCGCGTGCGGCTTGGGAACCAGACCTGGCTGCGAAAATCGTTGTTATTGCTGGCGCTGGTGATTATCTGGGAAGTGGCGGCGCGCTGGCAAAACAATGACCTGATGTTCCCCAGTTTCTGGCAGACGTTTACCGCCCTGCGTGAGGATATCGCCAGTGGTGAATTGCCGAATCGCGCGTGGTTGTCGGTAAGCCTGCTGCTGAAAGGCTATATTCTGGGGACCTTGCTGGCGTTGCTCTTCAGCGCGCTCGCGATATCAACGCGTATTGGCCGCGATTTACTGAGCACACTGACCGCCATGTTTAACCCGCTGCCCGCGATTGCGCTATTACCGTTATCCCTGCTCTGGTTCGGCCTGGGCAATGCCAGCCTGGTGTTCGTGATTGTGCATTCGGTGATCTGGCCGATGGCGCTCAACACCTGGTCCGGTTTTATGGGCGTTTCTGAAACGCTGAAAATGGCAGGCCGTAACTACGGACTGAAGGGGTGGCGTTATGTTGCGTGGATTTTGATTCCTGCTGCGTTACCGTCCCTGCTGTCAGGACTCAAAATTGGTTGGGCATTTGCCTGGAGAACACTGATCGCGGCAGAGCTGGTATTTGGCGCATCAAGTGGCAGCGGGGGGTTGGGTTGGTACATTTTCCAGAATCGCAATGAAATGTACACCGACCGGGTATTTGCAGGTCTGGTGACGGTCACTGTGATTGGTCTGTTGGTCGAGGGGCTGGTGTTTGCCACCCTTGAAAGGCTGACGATTAAACGTTGGGGTATGCAGAACTAA
- a CDS encoding MipA/OmpV family protein, whose amino-acid sequence MITRKLTLYMACLVLTGTADGARADDAASSQNNFSIGMAGQSLPRYSGSDKRRWQLVPLVQARDGAFFIDSQKGVGYDLQSDSGLYLEHTLGYNLGRSERNSDWRDGSDKLKGMGNIKATVNTAVAIGWSVTPWLTLEGKATLPLSDSQGVNYQTSVTLLPLQTDTDTVAFSTAALFGDSRYMNTLYGVSAVQSRRTGYTQYHAPGGFYGADTSLTWSHQFTPHWGALVSADYIWLDKHAEESPVVFRRNEAALTLGVLYTF is encoded by the coding sequence ATGATAACCAGAAAACTCACGTTGTATATGGCCTGTTTAGTACTGACCGGTACTGCGGATGGCGCACGGGCAGATGATGCCGCATCATCACAAAATAATTTTTCCATCGGGATGGCAGGTCAGAGCCTGCCCCGTTACAGCGGGTCAGATAAGCGCCGCTGGCAGCTGGTACCGCTGGTGCAGGCACGGGATGGGGCATTTTTTATTGATTCGCAGAAAGGGGTGGGCTATGACCTGCAGAGCGACAGCGGGCTCTACCTCGAACATACGCTGGGATATAATCTGGGGCGTTCAGAACGGAATTCGGACTGGCGGGACGGCAGCGACAAGCTGAAAGGCATGGGAAATATTAAAGCGACGGTCAACACGGCTGTCGCGATTGGCTGGTCAGTCACCCCCTGGCTGACACTGGAAGGCAAAGCAACCCTGCCGCTGAGCGACAGCCAGGGCGTGAATTACCAGACGTCTGTCACCCTGCTCCCTCTGCAGACCGACACCGATACGGTGGCATTCAGCACAGCGGCATTATTTGGCGACAGCCGGTATATGAACACGTTATATGGTGTCAGCGCCGTGCAAAGCCGCCGCACAGGCTATACGCAATATCATGCACCCGGTGGCTTTTATGGCGCGGATACCAGCCTGACATGGAGCCATCAGTTCACCCCGCACTGGGGAGCACTTGTCAGTGCCGACTACATCTGGCTGGATAAGCATGCTGAAGAGAGTCCAGTCGTATTCCGGCGTAATGAAGCGGCACTCACTCTCGGCGTACTTTATACATTCTGA
- a CDS encoding ABC transporter ATP-binding protein: MSELSATLPPPLLQVEGVNLQYRTHERLIQATHDVSFDVWPADRFVLLGPSGCGKSSLLKAIGGFLTPVSGSIRLAGETVTQPGPDRMMVFQEFDQLPPWKTVLENVAFPLIASRRVGRAEAKERAEYFLQKVGLGAFRNAYPNTLSGGMKQRVAIARSLALHPQVLLMDEPFAALDALTRRKMQEELLNLWEDVRFTLLFVTHSIEEALIVGSRVLLLSPHPGRVKAELNCHQYSMADSGGSVFQADVTRIHDLLFPQPAIPVIASQGHPRGNRHEQPATYPA, translated from the coding sequence ATGTCTGAGTTGTCTGCGACATTACCGCCGCCGCTGTTGCAGGTTGAGGGGGTTAACCTGCAATACCGCACCCACGAACGACTGATTCAGGCCACACACGATGTCAGTTTTGATGTCTGGCCTGCTGATCGCTTCGTGTTACTCGGGCCGTCAGGGTGCGGTAAATCCAGCTTGCTGAAAGCCATTGGTGGATTTCTGACTCCGGTATCCGGCTCCATCCGTCTTGCCGGTGAGACAGTCACCCAGCCCGGTCCTGATCGCATGATGGTCTTTCAGGAATTTGATCAGTTACCGCCGTGGAAAACCGTGCTGGAAAATGTCGCTTTCCCGCTGATCGCCAGTCGCAGGGTAGGGCGGGCTGAAGCCAAAGAGCGCGCTGAGTATTTTCTGCAAAAAGTCGGACTGGGGGCGTTTCGCAATGCCTATCCGAATACGCTATCCGGCGGCATGAAGCAGCGGGTCGCCATTGCGCGCTCGCTGGCATTGCACCCGCAGGTTTTACTGATGGATGAGCCCTTTGCGGCGCTGGATGCGCTGACCCGGCGCAAAATGCAGGAAGAGTTGTTGAACCTGTGGGAAGACGTGCGGTTTACGCTGCTTTTTGTTACCCATTCTATCGAGGAAGCGTTGATTGTTGGCAGCCGTGTTTTGCTGCTGTCACCGCATCCGGGAAGGGTAAAAGCCGAACTGAACTGTCATCAGTATTCAATGGCGGATTCTGGTGGCTCGGTGTTTCAGGCAGATGTTACCCGAATTCATGATTTATTATTTCCGCAACCTGCCATACCCGTCATCGCGTCACAGGGCCATCCGAGGGGGAATCGTCATGAGCAACCAGCCACCTATCCGGCCTGA
- a CDS encoding sensor histidine kinase: MKTLQQQTLWRWICVRILALAVGSVVVIALCMWLRYAVESLWIQHRMPPGLREEFALLRAHPASDPARFHQIVDAWWGISFSDPSIASADWLTVGILVVVIIPFIVVLGLRSARPLAAQFGHLTTAASAVSTGDFSAQAAQVDDAPLEMGRFTRDFNNMMQQLARYERELRASHVAMAHELRSPLTAAIGRLQGMMDGVFTPEPRQLAMVMKQLQLLSRLTDELHLLSLADAGQLSLNKSVTDLTGLLCERAAWLAPQARDAGMRLSITADASCLCEADPVRLGQVVTIVMENALRYAAEGGVLTAVARKVPTGCEMVFCDRGPGVPADFLPVMFERFTRGESSRARHSGGSGLGLSIARGICEAHGGSIHATQGESRGLVITITLPAGNVHA; encoded by the coding sequence ATGAAGACGTTACAGCAGCAGACCCTGTGGCGCTGGATTTGTGTGCGGATTCTGGCGCTGGCAGTCGGTTCCGTGGTGGTGATTGCGCTGTGCATGTGGCTGCGTTATGCCGTTGAGAGCCTGTGGATACAGCACCGGATGCCACCAGGCCTGCGCGAGGAGTTTGCCCTGCTGCGCGCGCATCCGGCATCGGACCCGGCCCGCTTTCATCAGATTGTTGATGCATGGTGGGGGATTAGCTTCTCAGATCCCTCCATTGCCTCAGCGGACTGGCTGACAGTCGGTATTCTGGTAGTGGTCATCATCCCTTTTATTGTGGTGCTGGGGTTACGTTCTGCCCGGCCCCTGGCGGCGCAGTTCGGCCACCTGACGACGGCCGCCAGCGCAGTGTCCACGGGAGATTTCAGTGCTCAGGCTGCGCAGGTGGATGATGCTCCGCTGGAGATGGGCCGCTTTACCCGTGACTTCAATAACATGATGCAGCAGCTGGCGCGCTACGAGCGTGAACTGCGGGCGTCCCATGTGGCGATGGCGCATGAGTTGCGTTCGCCGCTGACGGCGGCCATTGGTCGTTTGCAGGGGATGATGGACGGCGTGTTTACCCCTGAACCCCGGCAACTGGCGATGGTCATGAAACAACTGCAACTTCTCAGCCGACTGACGGATGAACTGCACCTGCTGTCGCTGGCTGATGCCGGTCAGCTCAGCCTGAATAAATCGGTGACGGACCTGACGGGACTGCTGTGCGAGCGGGCAGCGTGGCTGGCTCCGCAGGCGCGGGATGCGGGTATGCGGCTCAGCATCACCGCTGACGCCTCCTGTCTCTGTGAAGCCGACCCTGTCCGGCTGGGGCAGGTGGTGACCATTGTGATGGAAAATGCCCTGCGCTATGCCGCAGAAGGAGGGGTGCTGACCGCCGTGGCCCGGAAAGTGCCGACGGGATGTGAAATGGTTTTCTGCGACCGCGGTCCGGGTGTGCCAGCCGATTTTCTCCCGGTCATGTTTGAGCGGTTCACCCGGGGAGAATCATCACGCGCGCGGCATTCCGGTGGTAGCGGACTGGGCCTGTCCATCGCACGCGGCATCTGCGAGGCACACGGTGGCAGCATTCACGCCACCCAGGGTGAGTCGCGGGGGCTGGTTATCACCATCACGTTGCCTGCCGGAAATGTCCACGCATAA
- a CDS encoding LysR family transcriptional regulator: protein MDSLNGFVVFVQVAETRSFVAAGRLLGVSASAIGKSVVRLEEKLGVRLFHRSTRSVTLTAEGTLFLERSRRILAEIEAAELELSQATTEPRGRLRVSLPLVSPLMLPVLGDFMREYPKIELDLDFTDRLVDVIEEGFDAVVRTGDPTDSRLSARRLGTFRSLLVASPDYLARRGVPDKPVDLLEHSCLHYRFPNSGKLEPWVLRCTADEPRLTLPTSMICNNIETRVCFALQGLGIAYLPVFAIREPLADGRLRAVLTDYAERRGVFHVLWPASKHPSPKVRAFVDFLGSRVFPGDH from the coding sequence ATGGATAGCCTCAATGGCTTCGTTGTGTTTGTGCAGGTCGCAGAAACACGCAGCTTCGTTGCAGCTGGTCGTCTGCTGGGTGTATCGGCTTCAGCTATTGGTAAGAGTGTGGTGCGTCTGGAAGAAAAGCTGGGGGTGCGTCTGTTCCATCGCAGCACGCGCAGCGTCACACTGACAGCCGAAGGCACACTGTTCCTGGAGCGCAGCAGACGTATTCTGGCTGAAATCGAAGCAGCAGAACTGGAACTGTCGCAGGCAACAACGGAGCCGCGGGGTCGCCTGCGAGTCAGCTTGCCGCTGGTCAGCCCCCTGATGCTGCCCGTACTCGGCGACTTCATGCGCGAATACCCGAAAATCGAGCTGGATTTGGATTTCACCGATCGACTGGTCGATGTGATCGAGGAGGGGTTCGATGCCGTCGTCAGGACCGGTGATCCCACCGACTCGCGGCTGTCCGCCCGTCGACTCGGCACCTTCCGTTCGCTACTGGTGGCGTCGCCCGACTATCTGGCGCGACGAGGTGTGCCCGACAAACCTGTCGACCTTCTTGAACACAGTTGTTTGCATTATCGTTTCCCCAACAGTGGCAAACTGGAACCTTGGGTGTTGCGCTGCACTGCCGATGAGCCCAGGTTGACGCTGCCGACCTCGATGATCTGCAACAATATAGAGACTCGCGTATGTTTCGCGTTGCAGGGCCTGGGTATTGCCTATCTACCGGTGTTCGCCATCAGGGAGCCTCTGGCGGATGGACGTTTGCGTGCCGTGCTGACCGATTACGCAGAACGTAGAGGTGTGTTTCATGTGTTGTGGCCAGCCAGCAAGCATCCTTCACCCAAGGTCAGGGCCTTCGTTGATTTCCTCGGCTCGCGGGTGTTTCCCGGGGATCACTGA
- a CDS encoding response regulator yields MSGKRILIIEDDADAADVLGAYLRRENYDVSMAHDGPSGLEMSQRLRPDLILLDVMLPGMNGTEILAAIRRKDNTPVIMVTAMGDMPDKIGALRYGADDYVVKPYNPGEVVARVQAVLRRVSREPEVQSLRWQGLEVDTTMMTAGVSHGDGRLTSLELTPTEFSLLTTLMGAPVRPFSRQTLLERCLPESDALERAVDTHVYNLRKKLEAAGISDVLVNVRGVGYRFRQP; encoded by the coding sequence ATGTCCGGGAAACGAATACTGATTATTGAAGACGATGCGGATGCAGCGGATGTGCTGGGTGCGTATTTGCGACGGGAAAACTATGACGTGTCCATGGCACACGACGGTCCGTCAGGACTGGAGATGAGCCAGCGTCTGCGACCTGACCTTATCCTGCTTGATGTGATGCTGCCGGGAATGAACGGCACTGAAATCCTTGCCGCCATCCGGCGCAAAGATAATACGCCGGTTATCATGGTGACCGCCATGGGGGATATGCCGGATAAAATTGGTGCCCTGCGCTACGGTGCCGATGACTATGTCGTTAAACCCTATAACCCCGGTGAGGTGGTGGCTCGTGTCCAGGCGGTTTTGCGGCGTGTCTCGCGGGAACCTGAAGTGCAGTCTTTACGCTGGCAGGGGCTGGAGGTGGATACTACCATGATGACGGCGGGAGTCAGTCATGGTGATGGCAGGCTCACCAGCCTCGAACTGACCCCTACCGAATTCAGTCTGCTTACCACACTGATGGGGGCGCCAGTACGCCCCTTTTCACGCCAGACCCTGCTGGAACGCTGCCTGCCGGAGAGTGATGCGCTGGAGAGGGCGGTCGATACCCATGTCTACAACCTGCGCAAAAAACTTGAGGCTGCCGGAATTTCTGATGTGCTGGTGAATGTGCGCGGTGTCGGCTACCGGTTTCGCCAGCCATGA
- a CDS encoding ABC transporter substrate-binding protein, protein MNVLPGNRFASFLPRVGIPLLLVGSLFGSGAAHAEGQISIAQQYGIGYLILDVVRDQKLIEKHGKEDGLDIKVDWRTLSGATGLNEGLLSGSLDVVAAGVPPALTLWDRTKGKQNVKAIAALGSMPNYLLSNNPAVKSVKDLSSKDRIAVPAAGVGFQSRTLQIETARLYGNADYKRFDNITVSLPHPDASAALIAGGSEITAHFSSPPFQYQALEHPNIHKILSSYDVLGGPGTFNLLYTTSKFHDENPKTYRAFFEALAEAEKIIKADKTAAAQTYIRAENSKLPVAFIQKMIEDPENNFTITPERTFVYADKLYQLGVLKNKAASWKDYFFSEAYTLPGS, encoded by the coding sequence ATGAATGTATTGCCAGGTAACCGGTTTGCCTCTTTCTTGCCGCGTGTTGGGATCCCTTTGTTGCTGGTCGGCAGCCTGTTCGGGTCTGGCGCGGCCCATGCTGAGGGACAAATCAGTATCGCCCAGCAGTACGGTATCGGCTATCTGATCCTTGATGTGGTGCGGGACCAGAAACTTATCGAGAAGCACGGCAAGGAAGACGGGCTAGATATTAAAGTTGACTGGCGGACACTTTCAGGTGCTACCGGGTTAAATGAGGGCCTGCTTTCAGGCTCACTGGATGTGGTTGCCGCCGGGGTGCCACCGGCGCTGACGCTCTGGGATCGTACTAAAGGGAAGCAAAACGTTAAGGCGATTGCAGCACTCGGTTCAATGCCCAATTACCTGCTGAGTAACAATCCGGCAGTGAAAAGCGTGAAGGATCTGAGCAGCAAAGACCGCATCGCCGTACCAGCTGCTGGCGTCGGATTCCAGTCCCGTACATTGCAAATAGAAACGGCACGTCTGTACGGCAACGCGGACTACAAGCGGTTTGATAATATTACGGTAAGCCTGCCGCATCCTGATGCCAGCGCGGCCTTGATCGCCGGGGGTTCGGAAATCACGGCACATTTCTCCAGTCCTCCTTTCCAGTATCAGGCGCTGGAACACCCCAATATTCATAAAATATTAAGTTCCTACGACGTATTAGGTGGTCCGGGAACGTTTAATCTGCTTTATACCACCTCGAAATTTCATGATGAAAATCCAAAGACGTACCGCGCATTTTTTGAGGCGTTAGCTGAAGCCGAGAAGATAATTAAAGCGGATAAAACAGCGGCGGCACAAACCTATATTCGCGCTGAAAACTCAAAGTTACCGGTGGCCTTTATCCAGAAAATGATTGAGGACCCGGAGAATAACTTCACCATTACGCCAGAACGAACCTTTGTTTATGCTGACAAGCTTTATCAGTTGGGCGTACTGAAAAACAAAGCCGCTTCCTGGAAGGATTATTTCTTCAGTGAAGCGTATACCTTACCGGGGAGCTGA
- a CDS encoding efflux RND transporter periplasmic adaptor subunit, whose amino-acid sequence MTENLSDLPDCVRQVLRHLCTLHRLALPGYCLLALPVALLLTACGGKPEKQAAPPRPVRTITAPAPAGISLLARTGEIRPHDEVALGFRLDGRLLTRAVDVGDSVTAGQLLGTLESDTPQNQLNSARADLASALAAERLAALNLKRMTQLMPSGAIARAQLDTARSDWQTAASRQQSSEAALKTAQDNLSWTRLTAPAAGVVTQVSAQPGQVLSAGQPVVTLAVSDSRDAVVDVTDPQQFSRLGGTLIISLTSDPAVNCTGSLRDISPQADPQTRTWRVRIRLTDPPSGMMLGASVQVRQAASGPGLISIPASALTWTDGKPAVFVVNKLSHQLEFRPITLGGYTASAILVTAGVVPGDAVVIAGVSQLRQGETVAFREDAE is encoded by the coding sequence ATGACGGAAAATCTTTCTGACCTGCCCGACTGTGTGCGGCAGGTACTGCGCCACCTCTGCACGCTCCACCGACTGGCCCTGCCGGGATACTGCCTGCTGGCGCTGCCGGTCGCGCTGCTACTGACCGCCTGCGGCGGAAAGCCGGAAAAACAGGCGGCACCGCCAAGGCCGGTTCGTACCATCACGGCACCCGCGCCAGCAGGTATCAGTCTGCTGGCCCGGACCGGTGAAATCCGCCCGCACGATGAAGTGGCACTGGGCTTCCGGCTCGACGGCCGCCTGCTGACGCGTGCGGTGGACGTGGGTGACAGCGTAACGGCGGGTCAGCTGCTGGGCACGCTGGAGAGCGATACGCCACAGAATCAGCTCAACAGTGCACGCGCCGACCTTGCCAGCGCTCTGGCCGCTGAGCGTCTGGCGGCACTGAATCTGAAACGCATGACGCAGCTGATGCCCTCCGGAGCCATTGCCCGCGCCCAGCTTGATACCGCCCGTTCAGACTGGCAGACCGCTGCGTCACGCCAGCAGAGCAGTGAAGCCGCGCTGAAGACGGCGCAGGACAATCTGAGCTGGACACGCCTTACCGCACCGGCCGCAGGCGTGGTCACGCAGGTCAGCGCGCAGCCGGGGCAGGTGCTGAGCGCCGGACAGCCCGTGGTAACGCTTGCTGTTAGTGACAGCCGGGATGCCGTTGTCGACGTGACAGACCCGCAGCAGTTTTCCCGCCTTGGCGGGACATTGATCATTTCTCTCACCAGCGACCCGGCGGTCAACTGTACGGGGTCCCTGCGTGATATCAGCCCGCAGGCGGATCCGCAGACCCGCACTTGGCGCGTGCGTATCCGCCTTACTGACCCGCCATCCGGTATGATGCTGGGGGCCAGCGTGCAGGTCAGGCAGGCCGCATCCGGGCCGGGTCTGATATCCATACCGGCTTCGGCGCTGACCTGGACGGATGGAAAACCGGCAGTCTTCGTGGTCAACAAACTCTCGCACCAGCTGGAATTCAGACCCATTACCCTGGGTGGATATACTGCCAGCGCTATCCTGGTGACTGCCGGTGTTGTGCCCGGAGATGCGGTGGTGATAGCAGGCGTCAGCCAGCTGCGGCAGGGAGAAACCGTCGCCTTCAGGGAGGATGCAGAATGA